AAATCAGCATTAATATTGTCTGCGTAATGCTAACCAGGATTGGTAGCCCAGTAAAACCAACAAGGGCTGCAGCGGCTAATTTTGCTTCATTACATTTTGATGAATCACCCAGCAGGCTAACAAAATCTAAGATGGTTCTCAGGAAGATAATACGTGAAATTACCGAGGACAAATTATCAAAATCATTATACTTACCTACTAGAAGATATTCCTGTTCATAGCTAAGAAAGGATGGTTTTCTAAGCTTTATATCCTCTCCCTCTTTGGGATATGCATAGAAATGGTCTCTGATGTATTCCTGATAGAGAATGTGTTCCGCTATTTTATTTATTCCATCACCCAATACGGAAGCAAAATCGGGCTCTTTTCCAAACGTACCAAATAAATCTGCTGCACCGGTATTCTTATTCCCAATTGCCGCATTTTCAAAGAAAGAGGTCAGTTTTGATAAAAAATCAGTGTCTTCACCAAATAGCGCCGCAAGACTGGACGGAAGCTGGTCCTGCGACAGTTCTGCCCTTGATATCTGATTTGGGTCCACCACAAGACTGGTCAATCCCCCTTGAATCATGGTCCCTATCTCATCCAGGATATCTGACCTCTTGGATTTATCCAATACCAAGCTACTGTAATCCAGTGTAAGTCCCTCAATCTGATAGGATTGCAAATAAGACTCCGCTGCTTGAAACGCACCTTTGGCAGTTGAAAATGCTTCATGATTCAATGCAGACTCTACTTGATTTAAATAATTTCTCCCATTATTTAATACCTTAATATTGTTGCTTAGTATTCCTTTCATACTATCAAAATTAAACCCTTTTGGATCTGTGTAGCGTTTCAGTTCCCACAGATTCTCCACCAGGCCTGAGAAAATATCCTCCTCTATCGCATCTTCCTGCTCATATAAGGTAGCTTCATACTGCTCGAGAATGGGTTCTGCTGCTGCCAGCTTAGGTAATATCATATCAATGGTTGAGATAGCCTCGTTAATGTATGGTTCTAATCCAGCTGTAACTGTTAACAGCTCATTTTTTGCTGAGTGCAGCCCGTTTATCAGGCTTTTTTTCGTTTTCTCCAGTTCACTTAGTTCTTTTTCGAGGCTCTCAATTCTTTTTCGGATATCTTCCAAGACGCTTTCGTTATCTTCTTTACCTTCTTTGCTGGTATCTTCCTCCTCTTCACTGGATTCCTCTGCCATACTCTCTGCTTCTGATAGCTTTGCTTCCTCATCTTCCAGTTCAAGGCTTACCTCATTTTGTCTCTCTATTACCGCCTCCAATTGATCGAAATCACTATAAATAGACTGAAATTTTGCTTTCAGGTCGATATAGCTATTCTGTAAAGCAAGATAAATACTGTTATGATTAATTCCAACCTTGTCTTGGGTTGGTTCACCGTAACAAAGCTTTTTCACAAAGGAGCCGGAGGTTTTCAGCCTTCCATCCTTCGTCGTCTCAAGTCCTTTCTTGCTCGTCATTACACCATCTAAGGATTCCATCAGTTCCAGGATTCCCTCGTCAATATCCACCAGTTCCTCTTCCGCCTTTTGCTTCTGTTCATAGACGATGCTAACCTTTTTCGGAGTATCCATAAGTGACATTTTTTCTAAAAAAAATTCAATTCCTTTTCCAATTTCACGATACTTCATATACTCCACCGCCTCATTAAGAAAAAGGGTTCCTTCATAATCCATTAGCATAGCAAACTGATCCGTAGCTAAGGAATCAACAGAGCTGTTATAAAGTTCAATTCCTTTTGAATATAGCAGAGAATTGATGTCCCTGTTGGGCTCCAGAGTATACGACATATAATCCATCAGCTTGGCTGCAATTGCCTCCTCCTTTTCTTGCATGCTACCCGATCCGGTATGATATCCAAAGATATGATATTCCTCCCACAGAGGACCGTAGTATTCCGCCAGAACAGAATCCATTGCAGTTGTCAGGGAACGCTCTGCCCATACCTTCGCAGTACTTACCCTCGCTCCTTCAATGATGGTAAATATCAGCGATAAAATCAGCAGCAGGATGAAGCTGAAAAATACCGTTATGGTTCCGTTCATTTCTTGCTTATTTCTTTTATTCAGATTACATCTTCTCCTTCTTACGGTCCCTCTGAGCCGCCTATGATTTCTCCAGAATCACCTGTAATGGCTTCAAATGCCTGTTCCACTATGGCAGAGATCTCATCCTTAAATATTAATACCAGCCCAATCACGATTACCAGAATCAATATTACTTCAATGATTCCAACACCCTCTACCTGAGGGGTAAACATCCTCCAATACATTTGTTTCAATCTTCTTTTCATCGTCTTCGCCAAAACTGGCTTTCCCTCCTTTTTAGATTCGTCGTAGTACAGTTGTTATATGTAAATCATCCCGCCTCTGATTAATTTGCTCTTTATCAAATTCGAAAGGATAAAAAAGCCGGAATTAGTATAATCAGCATCACAATTACCAGCATAATCATCATGGGGGCTAACAATCTGGTACTGGCCTCCTCTCCCATTCTCTTTGCCATTTCTTTACGGTCTTCAAAGGCTTCCAGTGCTTCTCTCATTAATAGCTCCGTAAATCCTTTGTTACCCTTTCTTAGATTCTGTGTAATTAAAGAGCAGAATTTAACATAGGGGATTAATCCAATTCGTCTCCCATACTGCTCATAAGCAATACCTTCTGCAATTCCAAGTCGAAGCTCATTCGCGGTTGTTAACATCTCTTCATAGGCATAGCGCTTTGCTCCTTCACGCTGACCAAATAACATACAATAATCATCCACAATTTTTAACCAGGCCTGCTTTACTGTCATACCTGCATTAACTAGCAGTGTGAACTTATTGATAATCTCCGGATAATCAAACAGCATCTGCTCTCTTCGCTTCTTCATCTTCTTATCCAGTTCTTTATCTGACAGTAGCCAGAGAAGTCCCGCTATGAAGCCTCCCGCAATTGTTATCTGAATTCCCTGCCCCCTGCTTTTATCCTTCCAGGTCAGCCGATAGTCTTCCACTGATTCCGGAAGTGCTAAATGAGGCTGCTCCTTTGATTGCTTTGATGACTTTGCCACCGCTTCGTCCAATTTTTTAGTCAGCATTTCCTCTTCACTAAAGATACGAGGTAAAATGTGAAAATGCAGAGTATGTTCGTATTCCTCTTCACAATAGGTTAATACGGCTGTTACACTTGTATCCACCCCTTCCTTAAGCTCCTCATTTACTATCGTTCCATCTGATCGGATTAGATTCCGGTTCTCAGGCTTCCATTTTACAGCGATACTGGTATCTGGAATTCTGTTCACAAAATTCAATTTTGTTGTAATCTGTTTTGCTGATTCATTTTCTCCCAATACTGCCATGTCCAAATACTGAGATGCATTTTGAAACACACCGGGCAGCTCATTCTCTGCATACTCCTGTTCCTTAACATTAACTGTCACCTCTTTCTTATGCTCATCCTTTCCCTCCTTCCTTAATAATACCTCCAGTTCTACCCGATCACTTCCTTCACCGTAAGCAGGACGCTGTATATAATGGCTGCCTATGATAATAGGATTTTGAAGCTCCTGAACCTGAAGAATAACGGCAAACACATTCGATAGAATAAGAGCAAGAAGGACCAGAGAAATCTTACTGCACCAATATAACCGGGTTAAATTTTCTGTTCTCCTGGTTACATGAAGTGCCTTAAAAGCATCTACAATTTCCGTCTTTTGGTTTAGTTTCTTTTCTAATCCTGTCCTAGTAAGAATTAAAAATGCAAGTGGATATAAAAAAAGCAATTTATGCTCTTTTGAATCAATGTCCTTGATCCATTCCCTGTACTTCCACCTACTACATAGCAGTCCACCCAAAAGAACTGCAAGAAAACCGAGATTTACATACAGCATAGACATCTCCTTTCCTATACTTCGATTGATATAATGTGATCTATAATTCGATATGCCAGTAAGTAAATTCCTAAGAATACCGTCATAACAACGACCCCAAATACATTGTGATATAACGGTGCCAGAAACTCAGGTGAAGAAGCTTGAAAATATGCCAGAATAAAAATCGGAATTGCCTTCATAATATTTGATTCCAAGCGTTTTGCAGTAATCAGTGTGATAATCTCTCGCTTCACTTCAATTTTGTCACAGATGACACTGGATGTTAGCTTTATGACCTTTATCAAATCACCACCCGTTCTCTTTGCAGTGGAAAACACCTCGGAAAAGCTTAGGATATCCTCGACTCCTGTTCGTTCACCAAAGTTCTTAATAGCCTGTTCCACCGTAATATTCATTTTGATTTGATGAATAATATAGGAGAACTCTGATAGAATTAGTGAATCCTCTGGATATATCAGCTTCAGGTCCTTATATGCTTCCTCAAATGCATTTTCGGCCGAATAGCCTGCCTCTAACGCCGCTGATAAAGATAGTATGCCATCCCGGAATTCTTTGTTAAGGTCCCATTTACGCTTTTTAATCAACTCCTTTTTTTTCAGTCTTAAGAATAGATAGATAAGAGGACTTAACAATAAGACACCCCATATACTTCGGTAAAACAATTCCCCTAAAAGAACCGAGGCCGCCATACCGAGCAATAAGTATTTCAACATTTCTTTACCCGTAAACTGATATTGATTATAATTCTGTATCATGTATCATTGGCAGCCTCCTTTATTGTTATAACCGTATTCCTGCTCTCTTAAGCTTATCTGTATGAAGTAACTCATTCTGTTTTGCCAGGGTTCCTTTAATCCTACCGTTAGCTTCACCGCCCTCCTCAAATAAATATAGCGGATTTAATTGTATCTCTCCGTCCTTACAATCCAGGACCTCTGTTATTTCAAGCAATCGACGCGATCGGTCACGCAACCGGCCCAGATGAACAATAATATCAATTGCAGATGCAATCTGCTTTCTAACCGCCAATAATGGTATCTCCGCTCCGAGGAGAACCAAGGATTCCAGTCGGCTTAGCATGTCTGCCGGTGAGTTGGCATGTCCTGTGGAAAGAGATCCGTCATGCCCTGTATTAAGTGCCTGTAACATATCGATTGCGGCCGCATCTCTGACTTCTCCAACGATTATCCTGTCCGGTCGCATACGCAGGCTAGTCTTTATAAGGTCTCTGATCGTAATCTCATTGCTTCCTTCTGTGTTGGCATTACGTACCTCAAGTTGTACCAGATTGGGGATGTTCCGAATCTGAAGCTCCACCGAATCCTCTATTGTTATAATACGTTCCGATGCGGGTATATAATTGGACAGAACATTCAGAAAGGTCGTTTTACCGGAGCCTGTACCTCCACTGATAAAGATATTGTAGCCAGCGATTACCAGGTGTTTCAAAAATTCTGCTGCCTCTTCTGAAATGGATTCTAATTCGATAAGCTTCTCTATCGTAATCGGGTGGTCTGGAAACTTTCGAATGGTTATAATCGGACCATTGATTGCTATAGGAGAGAGAACGATATTTACACGGGAACCGTCAGGAAGTCTGGAGTCTACGATTGGATTGGCCTCATTAATAATTCGGTTGGAATGGGATACGATTTGCTGTACTACATCCTCCAGCTTCTGCTCCGATTCAAAGCGTTTCCCACTTAATGAAATTACTCCGTTTTTCTCAATGAAAACTTGCTCTGGGCCATTAATCATGATCTCTGTAATTTCATGATCCTCAATTAATTCCTGTAGAACATCCAGCCTGCGAATGGAATTAAAAATCTCTCTTCGGAGTATTTGCTTTTCCTGCATAGGAATATAATTCTCTTTGCCATGGGAGACAATCATCTCATCAATAATATCCAGCAATTCCTCATCGGTAATCTCCCTTGTCAGGTCCAGATTCTCCAGAATTGTTCTCTTAAGCTGCTCCTTTATCTGCTTCATTGTAGATAGTCCTCCGCAACTGACCATACCCGGCTTTGCTGTAATTCATGAAGGGAAATACCTAGATATCTTCCATCCGCTTGTGATTTGAGAGGTATTTTTATAATCCTGTCCTGAGCAATCGCTGCACCCGTTACCTCCATCTGTCTGTTCCACTCTGTAAGCAAGGCCTTCTCATACTTTGAATTATTCCATGGAACTAATACCTCGTTGCTTTGCTTTAACAGCTCCATTACTGCTTCCGAGTAAAAACTGATATAAAAGACCACAAGATCATACTCGGAGCTGGTTATCAGGCTTTGAATCCATTTGCGAACATCCTCTTTCGTTAAGGACAGCAATTCAAAACCACAGGTGATACCTGATAATACGGACAGATTGCCGTGATACTGAACAAGGGATCTCATTTTTGTTATTGTGTCGGGATTTTCTTTCAGATAATAGATGAACTCAGATAGCGCAGAATTGTTATCACTCTCATTGCAACTACAAATATCTGTTGGAAGAAGCTCCATGGGAATAAATAGGACACTGCTATGTTCCGACTGAAGCATACTGACAGACCAGGCGAAAGCTGTCTTTGACTCCTCAGGAACAGGAGAATGTATGGATATAATTTTGGTCTTGCCAGAGGGCTGCTGCCTGTGTAGTTCATTCTCCCATCTTCTGAAATAAGATATTGCCTTTGATATTACGCTTTGTACGGATTGATATTTAAAGATATAAAGCTTTTCAAAATCCTTTTCTTTGGACTGATCCTCTGTGAATTGAACAATTAGTTTCACATTATCCGGTGGTATATCATCTGTCCCCATATCCGTACCCAATAGTAGTATGTCAATCAAGTGCTGTCGCAGATATTCCTGAAGACTTTCCGCTTTTGTAAAAATACAGATTTCATATTCAGGCTCATTCTTTTTAAAGAATTCCATAAACCGCGTAGCATAACTGGTATCTCTGTCGTAAAGAGCCAGTACTTTTCTCAATATATCATTCCTCCTATTCTGAACTAAATGAAAATATGTGAGTAAATAAGAATATGAACAGATAACGATGATTGTTATGAAATTAAAACAGAAAAACATAGATATGTTGAACATGTGAATATCTTACAGCGGCATACTTTTATTGTCAATCAAAACTCTGTCTGTATTTACATCTTTGGTATATTATGATAAATAATTTCTTGTAAATTGTCTCTTTGCACAAGGCACATATCATTATCGACTTGCTGGTCTAAAGTAATATAACGCAAAAAAGACTGGCATACACCAATCTTTATAGGCAAAAATGCAACCATTTAGCGGTTATATAATTCTCATGCAGTGAAAAAATAGTATACGGCAAGCCCAAATAAAAGCAGAAAGCCTGGTAATCCAAGTAAACCGTTGGTAGCAACAGTCGCCGCATTAATTCCTACACTTATGGTGAAGCCCCTGCTCTTTAATACCATATTTAGCAAATAGATGGCCAATGTCCCCAAGCATGCACGGAGTGCAAAGTTCACAATCAGATCCGGTCTCTGCTTTATGACACATGCTAAAATGAATATCAGACATACTACTATCACAGTAATAAAAATAATATTCTCCATACAATCTCTCCTTCTTCGTAGTATGAAACTATCTGAAGCATCTGTTATCTCATTCTATCCGTATTAACACTTCCATTTGTACATCCCTTCACTACATTTATATACTCAATTATCCAATTTATGTTAATAAATAGAATAAAAGACAATGAAATTGACTATACTAGTAAAAACTATATAGCGAGGATGGTGAAGTATGCGATTGCTCTTTAAGAAGAAACCTCCGAAAGAAAATCTGTTGCTAATAAACGAAATAAATAAAACCAAAATTGCTCTAGAGGCTGCCTATTCTAATTTTGAAAATGTAGTGGATCCGGATTTAATTGATAGCTGCATATATGAATTAAATGCTGTTCAAAATCGATATAAATACTTAATAAGACAGGCAAAAGCCTTGGATCAAAAATACTGCTAGAAAATTTTAGACTTTTTAAATCTACATGAATTAAGCTGTCCCAACCTTCCATACCATGGAGTATTGTAATATAATACTCTAAGGTCCGGTGGTTGGGACAGCTCGCTTCACTCTATAATTTCTCTTTTGTAGTTTATGTATTCTCTTTTGTTCTTAAAACTTTTATCAGTAGTACTCTATTTCCTTTTGTACCTTAAACTTAATGTGATAACTTTTGTACTCCAGCAGAAGCTACCAAAACGTTTCCGCTTTCTCTTTGGTAATGGCTTCTATGCAATGAACCCACGGTTTCGATCACTGGGATCGATATAAGTCTCATTTAAGGTACCTTTTCCGTAGGTTAAGCCCGCGTAAAGCTGTTGGGTATTGCGCATTACAGGTCCACTTTGATCCTGCTTGCTTACCTCTTCAAAGCCCACAAGCAGCTTTCTTAATACGACCTCAGCACTTTCCAGAGGTTCCGGATTTCTCTTAATGATCGCTGTAATAATTCGTTTATTCGTATAAAGATATAGATTTAACAGGTCATAGGAAAGGGCATAACCCATATCCAGTGCATTAATCAGCTCATTGATATATTTCTGTGCCTTCTTCAGTTCCTTATCAAATGTCGATAGGTCACCCATGTCATAAGCCTCTTTTGCTTCCTCTATTTCCGTTAATATCATCTCATACAAAATAACTATCAGCTCACTCTTGGATGCTTGTGTCACTCTTGCTGTAAACGTCTGAATCGCTTCTTTTTTCATGAGTCATACCTCCTGCTCGGATCATTCCTCCCATATTATTGCTGTAATAAGGATAGAATCATCTGAGGTCTCTGATTTGCCTGGGATAACATTGCTGTACCTGCTTGAGCTAATACGTTTTTCTGAGTATAATTTGCCATCTCTTCTGCCATATCCACATCTTCAATACGGGATAAGGATTCGGTCATGTTCTCTGAAGTAACATCCAGATTAGCAATAGAATGCTCCAGGCGGTTCTGGTATGCACCTAGCTTAGCACGAATTGCTGATACTTCATTAACGGCATTGTCTAGTAAGGTAATTGCTTCCTCTGCACCATCCTGTGTACAGATATTCACCTTATCGATTCCTAATGTCTTCGGTGTTACCTTTGGTATTCTAACGGACATGGTTTGTCCTTCATTTGCACCAATCTGTAAATCCATAGGGCCTGCGCTCAATACGGAAATTGTGATAAGCTCTAAGCCCGATCCGGGATCCGTAACATCAGCAGGCGTATCTCCCATATAACGATCATCAAAGGTGTTTCCTACAGTACCGGGAGCTACCTCGATTACCATTTTGAATCCACCCTTATCCTCAACTGTGATTTTATCCCCTCTTATGGATACTGTAGCAGTATTTTCATACAAGGAAGTGGGATCAATGGCTGCCTTACGGACAAGCTCTACTTTTGCATCATATCCTACAGCAGTTTCCACCGTAGTTCTTAATCCAAATATAGACGCTAAATTAGCATTGTCACAATGCACCTCTATCTTTTCTCTGGAACCATAATCCTTACTAACGAAAATCAAACGGTCGCCAGAGGCAAATTCCTTACTTGCATATCCGGCAGTGTCTAAATTATCCGTTGTTGATGGTACTGCAGTATCATCTATGGCAAATACATTAACATCAACCATGTCACATAGTGCTGTAAGCTTTGCCATTACCTCATCTATGGTATCGAATTCATTTATTTCTACAGATTCTCCATTTACCGTAATTGTACCTGTCTGGGATGCTCCAATCGTTCCAGTTGCAGGGAAGGCTGTTACATCTCCTATTAGTACTGCCTGTCTGGGATCCTGCGTTATTTCCAGCTGATAATCTCCCACATTCACCGAATCGGATTGAGAGATTAGCTTCACCTTATCGTTATTAGAAAAGGACTTTCGATCAATATTTCCATCCAACAGTGTCATGGTATTGAATTCTGTTGTATCGGAAATTCTCTGAATTTCATTATTTAATTGATTAATTTCTGCCTGAATGGAGGCACGGTCATCCGCTGTATAGGTACCATTTGCAGCCTGTACTGCAAGCTCTCTCATTCTTTGGAGCATCGCTTCTACTTCTACCAACGCACCTTCAGCAGTCTGAATAACGGAAATACCGTCCGATGCATTTCGGGAAGCCTGGTCCAGTCCTGCGATCTGTGTTCTCATTTTCTCTGAAATTGCTAATCCCGCTGCATCATCTGCAGCACTGTTAATACGGTAACCTGAAGATAATCTCTCTAAGCTTTTATCCAGCTTCAGATTTGTTCTGGATAGCTGGTTATTCGCTTTTAATGCGGAAATGTTATGATTAATTCTCATGTAAAATCACCCATACCTTTCTGTTATTGCTGCCATCTCCCTCCCTGTTATGATGGTTCGCATTATTTTTCTTTTGCTTTATCTGCCCGTATCCCGTCCACCTCCATGTGGTAGGATACCTCTATATTAGTCAATAAATATTTTTGATTTATGATTCTACTGCTCGGACAGGTGTACCATCCGCACAACAGATTTAGCGATACGATATAGGGTACGCTCCGTATCAGCTGTTATCGTATTGTTCGTATCCTCATCGGATATCTGAAAACGATAGGAATCGTTATCCTTTTGTTGTAAGCCAAAGTTTACTTGCTTAATTGCAATATTGCTTTCTTCTGCTGTATGCTCCAGTACGGATATATTCTCCTGAAGTCGGGATAATCCTTCCCTGCTATCACTACTGATAAATCCACTCAGTGTCTGATCCTTAAGGGAAAACTCCGCCTTCATATTACCTAGCTGTTCGGATCGAATTGTAACAGATAATTTGCCGGTATCACGAGCGCCTCGAATAATGGTCAAATTCATATTCGTAACACCCTTCTCTGTCTCAATTGGTATCTGATAGAATTCTTTCGAAGCCATTTTTCGTAGAAATGTAATCTGCTGTCCGATACTTTTTAACTCTGCCAATCGACGACTGTCAATCTTCTCTTCGGAACAAGCTCGTTCCACTACTTCTTTAGCATTCGCCTCTAACTGCGCATAGGCATTCTCCATAGAAGACTTATCAATCAATGTATCGGAAATATCGTCAGTTTCCTTAAGATTATTTTGCAAGTTTTCGTCGATATTTTCCTGTTCCAGTTTCTTTAGCTTTGTAATCGCTGATTCACCACTACTTAAAATATGATTGGCCATCACAATATGAAGTGGTGTGGCCGGTACCTGAAAATCGTTCAGGAACCGAATTGCCTGTTCACTGTTCTTACAGAGTGTACGGATTTGGTTCACGGTATCCGTGTAAGCCTCATATTCCGTTGAATCTTTGCT
The nucleotide sequence above comes from Variimorphobacter saccharofermentans. Encoded proteins:
- a CDS encoding DUF5702 domain-containing protein yields the protein MNGTITVFFSFILLLILSLIFTIIEGARVSTAKVWAERSLTTAMDSVLAEYYGPLWEEYHIFGYHTGSGSMQEKEEAIAAKLMDYMSYTLEPNRDINSLLYSKGIELYNSSVDSLATDQFAMLMDYEGTLFLNEAVEYMKYREIGKGIEFFLEKMSLMDTPKKVSIVYEQKQKAEEELVDIDEGILELMESLDGVMTSKKGLETTKDGRLKTSGSFVKKLCYGEPTQDKVGINHNSIYLALQNSYIDLKAKFQSIYSDFDQLEAVIERQNEVSLELEDEEAKLSEAESMAEESSEEEEDTSKEGKEDNESVLEDIRKRIESLEKELSELEKTKKSLINGLHSAKNELLTVTAGLEPYINEAISTIDMILPKLAAAEPILEQYEATLYEQEDAIEEDIFSGLVENLWELKRYTDPKGFNFDSMKGILSNNIKVLNNGRNYLNQVESALNHEAFSTAKGAFQAAESYLQSYQIEGLTLDYSSLVLDKSKRSDILDEIGTMIQGGLTSLVVDPNQISRAELSQDQLPSSLAALFGEDTDFLSKLTSFFENAAIGNKNTGAADLFGTFGKEPDFASVLGDGINKIAEHILYQEYIRDHFYAYPKEGEDIKLRKPSFLSYEQEYLLVGKYNDFDNLSSVISRIIFLRTILDFVSLLGDSSKCNEAKLAAAALVGFTGLPILVSITQTILMLIWAFSEALVDTCALMMDREVPVLKKTLLVQLPEIFMLNRSFFQSKAVQIAQTKEISISYHEYLCAFLFMKKKKDLIYRAMDLIQENIQIRYDEPFYMQNVLFGYHATSTVIVKPKFIAIPFILGSYNRRIQRFQYTTQATYSY
- a CDS encoding Flp1 family type IVb pilin, which gives rise to MAKTMKRRLKQMYWRMFTPQVEGVGIIEVILILVIVIGLVLIFKDEISAIVEQAFEAITGDSGEIIGGSEGP
- a CDS encoding type II secretion system F family protein, which gives rise to MLYVNLGFLAVLLGGLLCSRWKYREWIKDIDSKEHKLLFLYPLAFLILTRTGLEKKLNQKTEIVDAFKALHVTRRTENLTRLYWCSKISLVLLALILSNVFAVILQVQELQNPIIIGSHYIQRPAYGEGSDRVELEVLLRKEGKDEHKKEVTVNVKEQEYAENELPGVFQNASQYLDMAVLGENESAKQITTKLNFVNRIPDTSIAVKWKPENRNLIRSDGTIVNEELKEGVDTSVTAVLTYCEEEYEHTLHFHILPRIFSEEEMLTKKLDEAVAKSSKQSKEQPHLALPESVEDYRLTWKDKSRGQGIQITIAGGFIAGLLWLLSDKELDKKMKKRREQMLFDYPEIINKFTLLVNAGMTVKQAWLKIVDDYCMLFGQREGAKRYAYEEMLTTANELRLGIAEGIAYEQYGRRIGLIPYVKFCSLITQNLRKGNKGFTELLMREALEAFEDRKEMAKRMGEEASTRLLAPMMIMLVIVMLIILIPAFLSFRI
- a CDS encoding type II secretion system F family protein; this translates as MIQNYNQYQFTGKEMLKYLLLGMAASVLLGELFYRSIWGVLLLSPLIYLFLRLKKKELIKKRKWDLNKEFRDGILSLSAALEAGYSAENAFEEAYKDLKLIYPEDSLILSEFSYIIHQIKMNITVEQAIKNFGERTGVEDILSFSEVFSTAKRTGGDLIKVIKLTSSVICDKIEVKREIITLITAKRLESNIMKAIPIFILAYFQASSPEFLAPLYHNVFGVVVMTVFLGIYLLAYRIIDHIISIEV
- a CDS encoding CpaF family protein gives rise to the protein MKQIKEQLKRTILENLDLTREITDEELLDIIDEMIVSHGKENYIPMQEKQILRREIFNSIRRLDVLQELIEDHEITEIMINGPEQVFIEKNGVISLSGKRFESEQKLEDVVQQIVSHSNRIINEANPIVDSRLPDGSRVNIVLSPIAINGPIITIRKFPDHPITIEKLIELESISEEAAEFLKHLVIAGYNIFISGGTGSGKTTFLNVLSNYIPASERIITIEDSVELQIRNIPNLVQLEVRNANTEGSNEITIRDLIKTSLRMRPDRIIVGEVRDAAAIDMLQALNTGHDGSLSTGHANSPADMLSRLESLVLLGAEIPLLAVRKQIASAIDIIVHLGRLRDRSRRLLEITEVLDCKDGEIQLNPLYLFEEGGEANGRIKGTLAKQNELLHTDKLKRAGIRL
- a CDS encoding P-loop NTPase family protein — its product is MRKVLALYDRDTSYATRFMEFFKKNEPEYEICIFTKAESLQEYLRQHLIDILLLGTDMGTDDIPPDNVKLIVQFTEDQSKEKDFEKLYIFKYQSVQSVISKAISYFRRWENELHRQQPSGKTKIISIHSPVPEESKTAFAWSVSMLQSEHSSVLFIPMELLPTDICSCNESDNNSALSEFIYYLKENPDTITKMRSLVQYHGNLSVLSGITCGFELLSLTKEDVRKWIQSLITSSEYDLVVFYISFYSEAVMELLKQSNEVLVPWNNSKYEKALLTEWNRQMEVTGAAIAQDRIIKIPLKSQADGRYLGISLHELQQSRVWSVAEDYLQ
- a CDS encoding pro-sigmaK processing inhibitor BofA family protein; amino-acid sequence: MENIIFITVIVVCLIFILACVIKQRPDLIVNFALRACLGTLAIYLLNMVLKSRGFTISVGINAATVATNGLLGLPGFLLLFGLAVYYFFTA
- a CDS encoding YaaL family protein, which produces MRLLFKKKPPKENLLLINEINKTKIALEAAYSNFENVVDPDLIDSCIYELNAVQNRYKYLIRQAKALDQKYC
- a CDS encoding flagellar export chaperone FliS; translated protein: MKKEAIQTFTARVTQASKSELIVILYEMILTEIEEAKEAYDMGDLSTFDKELKKAQKYINELINALDMGYALSYDLLNLYLYTNKRIITAIIKRNPEPLESAEVVLRKLLVGFEEVSKQDQSGPVMRNTQQLYAGLTYGKGTLNETYIDPSDRNRGFIA
- a CDS encoding flagellin N-terminal helical domain-containing protein, with protein sequence MRINHNISALKANNQLSRTNLKLDKSLERLSSGYRINSAADDAAGLAISEKMRTQIAGLDQASRNASDGISVIQTAEGALVEVEAMLQRMRELAVQAANGTYTADDRASIQAEINQLNNEIQRISDTTEFNTMTLLDGNIDRKSFSNNDKVKLISQSDSVNVGDYQLEITQDPRQAVLIGDVTAFPATGTIGASQTGTITVNGESVEINEFDTIDEVMAKLTALCDMVDVNVFAIDDTAVPSTTDNLDTAGYASKEFASGDRLIFVSKDYGSREKIEVHCDNANLASIFGLRTTVETAVGYDAKVELVRKAAIDPTSLYENTATVSIRGDKITVEDKGGFKMVIEVAPGTVGNTFDDRYMGDTPADVTDPGSGLELITISVLSAGPMDLQIGANEGQTMSVRIPKVTPKTLGIDKVNICTQDGAEEAITLLDNAVNEVSAIRAKLGAYQNRLEHSIANLDVTSENMTESLSRIEDVDMAEEMANYTQKNVLAQAGTAMLSQANQRPQMILSLLQQ